The Naumannella cuiyingiana DNA window TCGGGCCGGATCTCGGTGCTCACGTCCAAGAATGCCGCGGTGGCGCTGCTCTGCGCCTCGCTGATCAACCGCGGCACCACGACCCTGCGCAACATCGCACGGATCGAGGAGGTGAACCGGATCCTGGAGGTGCTGACCAGCATCGGGGTGCGGGCGACCTGGCTGCCCGGCACGAGCGACCTGGTGCTGGAGCGGCCGGACGAACTGGACCTGGACGGCATGGACGCCGAGGCGGCCCGGCGTACCCGCTCGATCATCATGTTCCTGGGCCCGCTGCTGCACTACTACGAGGACTTCCGCCTGCCGTACGCCGGCGGATGTGATCTTGGCGCGCGGACCATCGAGCCGCACCTGCAGGTGCTGCGCCGGTTCGGGCTGCAGGTGGAGGCGACCGAGGGCTACTACCACTGCACGGTCGATCCGGACGCCGCGAGCCTGGACCGCCCGATCATCCTCACCGAGCGCGGAGACACGGTCACCGAGAATGCCCTGATGGCGGCGGCGATGACCCCCGGTACGACCGTCCTGCGCAACGCCTCGTCCAATTACATGGTCCAGGACCTGTGCTTCTTCCTGCAGCAGTTGGGGGTACGCATCGAGGGCATCGGCACCACCACGCTGACCGTGCACGGGGTGGACGAGATCCACACCGATGTCGAGTACTCCCCCAGCGAGGACCCGATCGAGGCGATGAGCCTGCTCACCGCCGCGATCGTCACCAACTCCGAGCTGACCATCGAGCGGGTGCCGATCGAGTTCCTCGAGATCGAGCTGGCGATCCTCACCGAGATGGGTCTGGACTTCTCGCTCAGCGAGGAGTACGCGGCGCGCAACGGGTTCACCCGGCTGGTTGACCTGACGGTACGCCCGTCCAAGCTGCGGGCGCCGATCGACAAGCTGCACCCGATGCCGTTCCCCGGGCTGAACATCGACAACCTGCCGTTCTTCGGGGTGATCGCGGCCTCGGCCGAGGGCGAAACCCTGATCAACGACTGGGTCTATGAGAACCGCGCGATCCGGATGACCGACCTGAATCGCCTCGGCGCCCAGGTCACGCTGCTCGACCCGCACCGGGTTCAGGTCAAGGGCCCGACCCGCTGGCGCGGCCAGGAGGTCGTCTGCCCGCCCGCGCTGCGGCCGGCGGTCTGCCTGCTGCTCGGCATGCTGGCCGCCAAGGGCACCTCGATCCTGCGCGATGTCTATGTGATCAACCGCGGCTACGAGGACCTGGCCAACCGGCTGAACGCCGTCGGCGCCCAGATCGAGCGTTTCTCCGACTGAGCCGGCAGCGAGATCAGCTCGCCGGGCTGATCCGCAGCGTCAGCAACTGGAAGGGGCGCAGCGCCAGCGCGGTCCCGTCGCCGTCGGTGCGCACCGCTCCGGACGCCTCCGGTGGCGTGCGCTCGATCAGGTCGGTCTCGCGGATCTCGCCCGCCGGGAAGCCGGTGGTGAGCAGGCCGTCGGCCCGCCCGCCGAGCGATTCGTAGAGCCGCACGATCACGTCGCCGCTGCGGTCCTCGGCGAGCTTGATCGACTCGACCACGATCGCCGGGTTGTCGATCCTGATCAGCGGATCGACCGGCTGCGTCGCGGCGAGCCGGCGGGGCTCGAGATTGGTCCGGTAGCCGAGCTCGACGGCCTCGGCGATCCCCGCCCCCGGGCGTACCGCCACCACGTGGCGATGCTCGCCCTGATCGGCCTCGGGGTCGGGATACAGCGGCGCGCGCAACAGCGACAGCCGGACCGTGGTCGCGCGCCCGCCGCCGGCTCGCGGGGTCGCGACGACCTCGTGGCCGTAGGTGGCGTCGTTGGCGATCGCCACCCCGTAGCCGGGCTCGCCGACATGGAGGAAGCGGTGCGCGCAGAACTCGAACCGCGCCCACTCCCACGAGGTGTTCACGTGGGTCGGCCGTCGGACGTGGCCGAACTGGGTCTCGGCGCTGGAGTGCTCGGCATGCACGTCGAGGGCGAAGCCGAGCTTGAGCAGCTTCTGCCGCTCGTGCCAGTCGGTCACGGTCTCGATCTCCAGCGCGTCGGCGCCCGGGCGCAGCACGATCCGCTGGGTGATCGTCGACCGCCCGTGATCGCGACTCACGGTGACGACCGCACTGCCGTCGGGCTCGACCGCGGCCTCGCTGGCCGAGGCGTCGGCGAGCTCGACGACATTGCGCCGGTAGTGCTCGTCGATGTCCCAGGCGTCCCACTGATTGGGAATGTCCCGGTGCAGTTCCAAGACATTGCCCGCACCGCCGGGCGCGATGGCCTCCCGTCCCGACGCGGCGTCGATCAGCGAGGTGATGCGGCCGTGCGGGTCGATCACGGCGCGCACCGATCCGTTGTCCAGCACGTGATTGTCGCCGTCGGCGACCACCGTCGCCGGCGTTGCGGTGGTCGGCGCGCCGATCGCCATCGCGGGTACGCCGTCGCGCGCGTGTGGCGCCGCATTGGCGATCATGGTCGACCCCGCGGCGGAGTCGCCGAGCACGCTCAGTGCCTGGGCGATGATCTCCTCCAGCCGCGACTGGATCGCGGCGTAGTTGCGCTCGGCATCGGCGTGCACCCACGCGATCGAGCTGCCCGGGAGGATGTCGTGGAACTGCTGCAGCAGCACGAGCTGCCACAGTTCGGTCAGCTCGTCATAGGGGTACGCCGCGCCGCGCAGCAGCGTCGCCGTGCTCGCCCACAGCTCGGCCTCGCGCAGCAGATGCTCGCTGCGGCGGTTGCCGCGCTTGGTGCGGGCCTGCGAGGTGAGCGTCCCCCGGTGCAGTTCCAGGTACATCTCCCCGCGCCAGGTCGGCGGATTGGTGTCCAGCTCCCGGGCCTCGGTGAAGAACGCCCGGGGCGTGCTGAACCGGACCCGCGGCGAGCCCTCCAGGTCGGCGGCCCGCCGCCCGGCCGCAAGCTGCTCCCGGGTGGGACCGCCGCCCCCGTCGCCCCAGCCGAAGGGCGCCAGCGACAGGTTCGCGCGGGCTGCGTCGGCGTAGTTGCGCTCGGCATGGGCGAGTTCGTCCTGGCTGAGTTGCGCGTTGTAGGTGTCGACCGGCGGGAAGTGGGTGAAGATCTTGCTGCCGTCGATGCCCTCCCACCAGAAGGTGTGGTGCGGCATCTTGTTCGTCTGGTTCCAGGAGATCTTCTGGGTCAGGAACCAGCGGGCGCCCGCGGCTCGGGCGATCTGCGGCAGGCCGGCGGAATAGCCGAAGGAGTCCGGCAGCCAGACCTCCTCGGTGTCCACGCCGAAGTTGTCGAGGAAGAAGGTCTTGCCG harbors:
- a CDS encoding UDP-N-acetylglucosamine 1-carboxyvinyltransferase, with the translated sequence MTDTSLDRIGSLIRDARKHRGLTQHQLAELLGTSQSAIHRIEAGNQNLSIDMVGRIARALDSELITVGRTGPEHLRVQGGRPLSGRISVLTSKNAAVALLCASLINRGTTTLRNIARIEEVNRILEVLTSIGVRATWLPGTSDLVLERPDELDLDGMDAEAARRTRSIIMFLGPLLHYYEDFRLPYAGGCDLGARTIEPHLQVLRRFGLQVEATEGYYHCTVDPDAASLDRPIILTERGDTVTENALMAAAMTPGTTVLRNASSNYMVQDLCFFLQQLGVRIEGIGTTTLTVHGVDEIHTDVEYSPSEDPIEAMSLLTAAIVTNSELTIERVPIEFLEIELAILTEMGLDFSLSEEYAARNGFTRLVDLTVRPSKLRAPIDKLHPMPFPGLNIDNLPFFGVIAASAEGETLINDWVYENRAIRMTDLNRLGAQVTLLDPHRVQVKGPTRWRGQEVVCPPALRPAVCLLLGMLAAKGTSILRDVYVINRGYEDLANRLNAVGAQIERFSD
- a CDS encoding alpha-mannosidase, which encodes MYPERALLQERLARFRRDHLEPAVVRDRVPLTITRWDAPGEPVPFDEAAAASYTRADIGDPWGRPWGTTWFRLTGAIPGAWHDQPGTRAELIVDLGWTGGPGFQAEALAYRPDGTIIKALEPYNSWLPVTGDAIDVLVEAAGNPDLNTDFRPSPMGDKATAPRDPLYRLRTVEAALLDEVIIELLADLDVLDGLMAELPESSPRRAEILAATQRAVDAVDPDDVPGTARAGRDQLADVLARPASASAHTVYAVGHAHIDSAWLWPVRETIRKCARTFSNVCDLMDRDPDFVFACSSAQQYAWMKEHYPDVFARITEKVAEGRFVPVGGMWVESDTNMPGGEAMARQFVAGKTFFLDNFGVDTEEVWLPDSFGYSAGLPQIARAAGARWFLTQKISWNQTNKMPHHTFWWEGIDGSKIFTHFPPVDTYNAQLSQDELAHAERNYADAARANLSLAPFGWGDGGGGPTREQLAAGRRAADLEGSPRVRFSTPRAFFTEARELDTNPPTWRGEMYLELHRGTLTSQARTKRGNRRSEHLLREAELWASTATLLRGAAYPYDELTELWQLVLLQQFHDILPGSSIAWVHADAERNYAAIQSRLEEIIAQALSVLGDSAAGSTMIANAAPHARDGVPAMAIGAPTTATPATVVADGDNHVLDNGSVRAVIDPHGRITSLIDAASGREAIAPGGAGNVLELHRDIPNQWDAWDIDEHYRRNVVELADASASEAAVEPDGSAVVTVSRDHGRSTITQRIVLRPGADALEIETVTDWHERQKLLKLGFALDVHAEHSSAETQFGHVRRPTHVNTSWEWARFEFCAHRFLHVGEPGYGVAIANDATYGHEVVATPRAGGGRATTVRLSLLRAPLYPDPEADQGEHRHVVAVRPGAGIAEAVELGYRTNLEPRRLAATQPVDPLIRIDNPAIVVESIKLAEDRSGDVIVRLYESLGGRADGLLTTGFPAGEIRETDLIERTPPEASGAVRTDGDGTALALRPFQLLTLRISPAS